GAATCATTATATTATTTTTGACGGTCCTGAGTACTCTCTGGAATGTTAACAGTGCACAAAGGCAGACTCACCTTGTTGCAGAGAGTGTAAGTAATTTTTATGTAGAGGAACTGGCAAACCGGCGGGTTACAATTATTTCTGATGCCTTAAAGCAGAATTTTCAGTATATGCACAATGCCATTGATTCAATTACGAAGGAAGACATATCTTCTGTTTCTTCCCTTCGCAATTATCTCGGCCGGATTAGAAAACTTTATGGAGTTGAAAGATTTTCTTTTGTAAATGAAGACGGACTTATCTACACCGCTCATTCTACAAGTTCAGGAAAAAGCAGGTATCCCTTTCTGGCAGAAGGGTTTTCTGAACCTCTTGTTACTACAGTAGTTAATTATGGTGGCGAAAAACAGCTTTTTATTGCCCTGCCCGTTTCCGGAATTACTTTTGACGGCAGGCAGATTACGGCATGCTTTGCACAGGTAAACATTGATCAGATGGTACGTTCCAAGACTTTCAGGACGGAAAACATGGAAACCTATTTTAACATCTATCTGAAAAATGGAGAAAGTCTTACGACAGTTCCTTTTGGAGGTGTTGAACCGGGCCGCAACATTCTTTCTGTAATTAAGGAAAATGATGAAAGCCGGGAAAGTTTTATTAAAATTACGGATGATTTTTTACATGAAAGAAAAGGCATGATTCATGTTCCTTACAGAAGGCAGGATGCCCACCTTTATTATACTCCCGTTGAAGAAACCGGCTGGATGCTTTCAATCCTTGTTTATGACAATGTAATTACCAGCCAGATAAGAGAAGGAAGCCGTACGATTGTAGCCCTTAATTACCTTCAGATTTTAACAACACTGCTTTTTGTTATAGTTCTCTTTGTTATCTTCGCCATCACCCTCCGAAAGAATTCAAGACTCGTTATAGAACAGGAAAAAAGAATATCTGAAGAAACAAAAAAAGCCTACGATAAATTACATAAAGAAACTCAGGGAATGCAGATTATCCACTCAATCATTCATTCAGGACCATGGACAATTGAATTTAATGAAAAAGGAGAAATTGAAAAATGTGTCTGGTCTCTGCCTTTCCGCAACATGCTGGGCTATCTTTCTGAAGAGAAATTTCCAGACAGGCTTGATTCCTGGGAAAATCTACTTCATCCGGATGATAAAGAACGGGTTCTGAAGGCCTTTTGGGATTCTGTAAATGATTATTCAGGCAATACAGTTTATGATGTAGAATACCGCCTTTTAACAAAAAATGAAGGCTATAAATGGTACCATGCTGCAGGTAATCTTATCCGGCGGGAAGACGGCTCCCCTGCTACTTGTGTCGGACTCTTTATTGATATTGATGAAAAGAAAAGTCTGAAGATTCTTTCTGAAACTGATCAGATGACAGGGCTTTTAAATCGTGTCAGTGGAGAAAAACAGGTTTCTGAGGAATTGCAGCATGGAAAAGGCGGGCTGTTTATTCTGCTTGATGTTGATCATTTTAAATTCTTTAATGATACCTTTGGTCATGGAGTTGGCGATAAGGTAATCATAAACGTTGCTGCCTGCCTTAAGACAGTTTTTCGTGATGATGACATTATTTTCCGTCTTGGAGGAGATGAATTTGCAGCTTTTGCCAGGAACATTAATAAAATAGATTCGGCTGATAAAATTATCAAGCGTTTTATTGACAGTCTTAAAACCATTTCAATTCCGGAACTTGAAGGAAAGTCAATAAATGCAAGTATAGGCGCCATAGTACTGCCGGAAGGACTGGTAAGAGATTTTGCAACCTGTTACAAGCTTGTAGATGACTGTGTTTATGTGAGCAAAAAGACCGATGGCCGTTCAGCTGTAACTTTTGCCCAGATATAGTTTACTGTTTACATATTTTTTATATAATAAAATCAAGGTATAAAATACTCTTAAAAGTTTATGTAAACAGAGGTTTATTCAAAATGAAAAAAGCAGTAAAAATTTTTGCAGTATTATCTGCAGCTGCCGGACTGGCGTTTTCATCCTGTTCAACGGATTCTGGAAGTTCACCGAAGAATGAATCAATTTTAGAAAAAGATGAATTGGATGGGAAAGTTTTAAAAAGAGAAAATCATTTAACAGATGCAACATATGGTGGTTATACTGTTATACAATCATACGTCTTTAACGATGGAGAATGTGAATATACAAAAGAACAGAAAGGTGATGAAGGTTCACAAATTTAAGATTCAGTATCAAAAAAGTATATTTACAATTATTCCTATGATTCAGAAAATAAAACTTTAACTTTTTCTCTAAAAAAAGCATTTCTGGATAATTCCTGGATAAC
Above is a window of Treponema rectale DNA encoding:
- a CDS encoding sensor domain-containing diguanylate cyclase, whose product is MKIKENIIVFTGGIIILFLTVLSTLWNVNSAQRQTHLVAESVSNFYVEELANRRVTIISDALKQNFQYMHNAIDSITKEDISSVSSLRNYLGRIRKLYGVERFSFVNEDGLIYTAHSTSSGKSRYPFLAEGFSEPLVTTVVNYGGEKQLFIALPVSGITFDGRQITACFAQVNIDQMVRSKTFRTENMETYFNIYLKNGESLTTVPFGGVEPGRNILSVIKENDESRESFIKITDDFLHERKGMIHVPYRRQDAHLYYTPVEETGWMLSILVYDNVITSQIREGSRTIVALNYLQILTTLLFVIVLFVIFAITLRKNSRLVIEQEKRISEETKKAYDKLHKETQGMQIIHSIIHSGPWTIEFNEKGEIEKCVWSLPFRNMLGYLSEEKFPDRLDSWENLLHPDDKERVLKAFWDSVNDYSGNTVYDVEYRLLTKNEGYKWYHAAGNLIRREDGSPATCVGLFIDIDEKKSLKILSETDQMTGLLNRVSGEKQVSEELQHGKGGLFILLDVDHFKFFNDTFGHGVGDKVIINVAACLKTVFRDDDIIFRLGGDEFAAFARNINKIDSADKIIKRFIDSLKTISIPELEGKSINASIGAIVLPEGLVRDFATCYKLVDDCVYVSKKTDGRSAVTFAQI